Proteins from one Trichoplusia ni isolate ovarian cell line Hi5 chromosome 9, tn1, whole genome shotgun sequence genomic window:
- the LOC113497327 gene encoding uncharacterized protein LOC113497327, whose translation MSQTNEAVDEEKLLNNGRLFNVIRKNKTPYEKQEKIIKHLERGADINAVDANDNGNTPLHIAVLKAETEIVSFLLSRGANVYLENSKGQTAADVARQHSKEIYNLLIHHTVNNSTNKKEDNVNDLKKKRVFNREPKEILKLQKKELNDDTVTAQAQYLKRIGSSGISGYFYETKLLTLILLRAEVDKDLEEFYLGTNIDGLGAFDDIVFQYKRRGQASKTIFLQAKHKNPINDKLKVSDMFKKNEDFCVQKYFDSYLEIKGKFDSEINDVIFKGTTLNDCEFILYTSATENFAKKREIEHCDEAFFIETCGNGKVFHFQYDDQDLEKILQSVVETRAVSLAKKLAKFIAKEKCDSIMADDVIKIYHVFVARDILIQDEQTKLWKFRKTFLSSNDKLLVSIKQTIINELKKNKHIETLSLKLPSNFGNVSFNLKEKKKHKLLHMLCTKFCHLFKTADKKDLISVIEINERSFNEGSILQQNDLEPHLIGGLVGNLLIFDDETKMLKFNLNKTSLPGHSLNLLELLQDKENDLEQYRFEFNILRFPKLCLINEKIDLEIIRDFLAKLKFFTNQAKEDQIESILRKEIQEVCNSRKQTQGIKCEAVFFKMHDKVLKWWQQPQNVPYYNKSTQCFKETIKNIQNNTLLTTLDFIYIKNLESLRASFKSSAIKALNVHTFIQSNIRINVLQSDEVSLTSIKLKQYFEENLSVTNMFLELNTHITDNDLEAVKTELKVINIYVLVLVYQHSKALAHKLKAVTDAFRSKIIIITNDIEEIKQTLRENVIIKRDDKLRFLDYSKKTRGSIIEQGELIFQGHKLPINSEVLKKLKPQIIRRIANRETVTIGESPEMVSCYITRSICRCITLGMRNPDFAEVHFINDCGPENTPLQAHQDIVIMSDCEKIFDDNCKKYEDRNVHWFSREANGRGNIWLKSRGNITTLQKYIDKETRTDYILQPETIKDVNDKVVIITAEPGMGKTTLLTHLAIQTKNKFPSMWITKINLVEHIHLLYKWEKEDIVITIKEVILFLYSAIDIKARIVTIGNTKYNCSFSENLRNRTFINNVNKVYLDGGSDGNNKDDLDDVGVHFFNYCYNNGQLALLFDGFDEICPEYTDVVLKMLITLKSSKLAHLWVTTRPYQNVLSQLENALGTFSFTLQPLYGFEQEHLLRQIWCAPLKLDGDDFLKASSYVYTFYRAITSSIGVGVGISFTSIPLHLHMIADIFQDYFQVIYFKQTSDSEAAKLSDAQSDFLNDISNICTLYEFFVDRKFYKIRFGNQKHSMDPKDMHYFSHIYNMDDYIQKEHQIFLDSHKKFGAYELFNNHDIPDLFSKEEIQEVSVFIDSIKSGKEKTGIVECSTITKEPKFVHLTYAEYFATEFICDKLKDGSSTCSMLKCLINYICLHVAGMRRFFNSKLIKVPQLLDFIIDGDHSSTVLGILLSQNSLPNTALHILIDEHYNTTATFLLKCTRKAINKNNVDDFIALLMKYSQRGCVLCSLVASNQVDLLNDIFEIVKRVDELKIQKLFFCKHNHLMLALSTIRNLYMTTVSILLNEIACYKDFIVEVFTVLGECDDFTASHVMSMKFVIKIISHHLMGLSLEQLTRIFSVENFRKEIPAHFAAQMNNYDYFETIYNLLGKDKFRDICMTEDNAGFTPIMFFRQNQYANNHFKNLIEIVFDVKDIQDVKEFIFQKTAPNIQRSNYFLAKGQITHFASSY comes from the coding sequence ATGTCACAAACTAACGAAGCTGTTGATGAAGAGAAACTTCTTAACAACGGACGGCTTTTCAATGTTATAAGAAAGAATAAGACACCATATGAAAAGcaggagaaaataattaaacatttagaaAGAGGTGCAGATATTAATGCGGTCGATGCCAATGATAACGGTAATACGCCATTGCATATAGCCGTTTTGAAAGCAGAAACAGAAATAGTGTCATTTCTCTTAAGCCGCGGCGCAAATGTGTACCTCGAAAATAGTAAGGGACAAACAGCAGCTGATGTAGCGCGACAACATTCAAAAGAGATTTACAACCTTTTAATTCATCACACGGTAAATAATTCGacgaataaaaaagaagacaatGTAAACGATCTTAAGaaaaaacgtgtttttaatCGGGAACcgaaagaaattttaaaactacaaaaaaaggaattaaacgACGACACGGTTACAGCACAAGCTCAATATCTGAAACGAATAGGTTCGTCAGGAATTAGtggatatttttatgaaacaaaacttCTAACTCTTATCCTACTCAGAGCAGAGGTCGACAAAGACCTCGAAGAATTTTATTTAGGAACGAATATTGATGGTCTTGGCGCTTTCGATGACATAGTTTTTCAGTACAAACGACGTGGTCAAGCatcgaaaacaatattcttgCAAGCTAAACATAAAAATCCTATCAATGATAAATTGAAAGTTAGTGACATGTTTAAGAAAAATGAAGACTTTTGCGTTCagaaatattttgacagctaTTTAGAAATCAAAGGGAAATTCGATTCTGAAATTAATGATGTCATATTTAAAGGAACGACGTTAAATGATTGTGAATTTATCTTATACACATCTGCCACAGAAAACTTTGCCAAAAAAAGAGAAATAGAACATTGTGATGAAGCGTTCTTTATTGAAACATGCGGAAACGGAAAAGTATTCCATTTCCAATATGATGACCAAGacttggaaaaaatattacagtcTGTCGTCGAAACTCGAGCTGTATCGTTGGCCAAAAAATTAGCGAAATTCATTGCCAAAGAGAAATGTGATAGTATAATGGCTGACGACGTGATCAAAATTTATCACGTTTTCGTGGCACGCGACATATTAATACAGGATGAGCAAACAAAACTTTGGAAATttaggaaaacatttttaagctcAAATGATAAACTTTTAGTGTCAATAAAACAGACGATAATAAATGAGctaaaaaagaacaaacataTAGAAACACTAAGTTTAAAACTGCCTTCAAATTTTGGAAACGTATCATTTaatctgaaagaaaaaaagaagcaCAAGTTACTTCATATGTTATGTACTAAATTCTGTCACCTTTTTAAAACTGCTGACAAAAAAGATTTGATATCTGTCATTGAAATTAATGAGCGCAGTTTCAATGAAGGCAGCATCTTACAACAAAATGATCTAGAACCACATTTAATAGGGGGCTTAGTTGGAAACCTTCTTATATTTGACGACGaaactaaaatgttaaaatttaatcttaACAAAACTAGTTTGCCTGGGCACAGTCTAAATTTACTTGAACTCTTGCAGGATAAAGAAAACGACCTAGAGCAATATAggtttgaatttaatattctacGTTTTCCAAAACTGTGTTTGATTAATGAAAAGATAGATTTAGAAATTATTAGAGACTTTTTAGCTAAACTAAAGTTTTTTACGAATCAAGCAAAAGAAGATCAAATAGAATCCATTTTGCGAAAAGAAATCCAAGAAGTTTGTAATTCacgtaaacaaactcaaggAATAAAATGTGAAGCAGTTTTCTTCAAAATGCACGACAAGGTTCTTAAATGGTGGCAACAACCTCAAAACGTACCATATTACAATAAATCGACACAATGTTTTAAAGAAACTATAAAGAACATACAGAATAACACACTTTTGACTACCTTGGACTTTATTTACATCAAAAACCTGGAAAGTCTTAGAGCTAGTTTTAAATCTTCTGCAATTAAAGCACTTAATGTCCATACCTTTATACAAAGTAATATAAGAATAAATGTCCTTCAATCGGATGAAGTCTCATTAacaagtattaaattgaaacaatacTTTGAAGAAAATTTATCTGTCACTAATATGTTTTTAGAACTAAATACTCATATAACTGATAACGATTTAGAAGCTGTTAAAACAGagttaaaagtaataaatatatacgtGTTGGTATTAGTTTATCAACATAGTAAAGCTTTGGCTCACAAGCTAAAAGCAGTGACTGATGCATTTcgaagtaaaattataataataacaaacgatatagaagaaataaaacaaactctaAGAGAAAACGTCATTATAAAACGTGATGATAAACTTAGATTTTTAGACTATTCCAAGAAAACGCGGGGAAGTATTATTGAACAAGGAGAGCTTATTTTTCAAGGACATAAATTACCCATCAACTCTGaagtcttaaaaaaactaaaacctcaAATAATTCGTCGCATTGCGAATCGGGAGACCGTAACCATAGGAGAATCTCCTGAAATGGTTTCCTGCTACATAACACGAAGCATATGCCGTTGCATTACTTTAGGTATGAGAAACCCAGATTTTGCTGaagtacattttataaatgactGTGGACCGGAAAATACCCCATTACAGGCGCATCAAGATATAGTAATAATGTCAGATTGCGAAAAGATATTTGACGATAATTGTAAAAAGTACGAAGATCGTAATGTCCATTGGTTTAGTCGCGAAGCTAATGGCAGGGGCAACATCTGGCTGAAGTCTCGCGGGAATATAAcaactttacaaaaatacatcgaCAAAGAGACACGCACTGattatattttacaaccagAAACGATAAAGGATGTCAATGATAAGGTCGTTATAATTACTGCTGAGCCGGGTATGGGAAAAACAACCTTATTGACTCATCTAGCGATCCAAACAAAGAATAAGTTTCCAAGTATGtggataacaaaaataaatttagtggAACATATTCACTTACTATATAAATGGGAGAAGGAAGATATTGTAATCACTattaaagaagttattttatttctatatagtGCCATAGATATAAAAGCACGAATAGTAACGATtggaaatacaaaatacaattgcTCGTTTTCGGAAAACCTTAGAAACCGAACATTTATCAATAACGTCAACAAAGTTTACCTAGATGGCGGGTCAGATGGTAATAATAAAGATGATCTAGATGATGTGGGtgttcatttttttaactattgttaTAACAATGGACAATTAGCTCTTCTATTTGACGGATTTGACGAAATCTGTCCAGAATACACGGACGTGGTCCTAAAAATGCTGATCACCCTGAAATCTTCTAAGCTCGCGCATTTATGGGTAACAACGAGGCCATATCAAAATGTTCTTAGTCAATTGGAAAACGCTTTGGgcacattttcttttactttgcAACCACTATATGGTTTTGAACAAGAGCATTTGCTTCGACAAATATGGTGTGCTCCGCTTAAACTCGACGGTGATGATTTTCTCAAAGCAAGCAGTTACGTCTATACATTTTATCGTGCAATCACATCTTCTATAGGAGTAGGTGTAGGTATTAGCTTTACCAGTATACCGTTACATCTTCATATGATTGCAGATATTTTTCAAGACTATTTCCAAGTCATATATTTCAAACAAACTAGTGATAGTGAAGCTGCTAAATTATCTGACGCACAAAGTgactttttaaatgacatttctaaTATTTGTACACTCTATGAGTTTTTCGTTGatagaaaattttataagattCGTTTCGGCAATCAGAAACATAGTATGGACCCCAAGGACATGCATTATTTTTCGCATATCTATAATATGGATGATTATATACAGAAAGAAcaccaaatatttttagattctcATAAGAAATTCGGAGCATACGAGCTTTTCAATAATCATGACATACCagatttattttcgaaagaAGAAATTCAAGAAGTATCTGTTTTTATCGACAGTATAAAGTCTGGAAAAGAAAAGACAGGTATCGTTGAATGTAGTACGATTACTAAAGAACCCAAATTTGTACATTTAACTTACGCCGAATATTTCGCAACAGAATTCATTTGTGATAAACTGAAGGACGGTTCTAGTACTTGTTCTATGTTgaagtgtttaattaattatatttgcctTCACGTGGCAGGTATGCGAAGGTTTTTTAACAGTAAGCTGATCAAAGTTCCACAACTACTTGATTTCATAATAGATGGTGATCATTCCTCAACAGTACTTGGAATACTTTTGTCTCAGAATAGTTTACCGAATACAGCACTACATATCTTGATCGACGAACACTATAATACTACAGcaacgtttttattaaaatgcactAGAAAAgctattaacaaaaacaatgtagaTGATTTTATCGCTTTGTTAATGAAATACAGTCAAAGAGGCTGTGTATTATGTTCCCTTGTGGCATCGAACCaagtagatttattaaatgatatatttGAAATCGTAAAACGTGTTGATGAATTAAAGAtccaaaaattgtttttttgtaagcatAACCATTTAATGCTAGCATTGAGCACAATTAGAAATTTATATATGACAACTGTATCAAtccttttaaatgaaattgcgTGTTACAAAGATTTTATTGTTGAGGTGTTTACTGTTTTAGGAGAATGTGACGACTTCACAGCATCTCACGTTATGAGCATGAAATTCGTAATAAAGATTATCTCACATCACCTTATGGGGCTCAGTCTCGAACAACTTACTAGAATATTTTCAGTCGAAAACTTTCGAAAAGAAATTCCAGCACATTTTGCTGCTCAAATGAACAACTATGATTATTTCGAAACTATATATAATTTGTTAGGCAAAGACAAGTTTAGGGATATATGTATGACTGAAGATAATGCAGGGTTCACTCCGATCATGTTTTTCAGGCAAAACCAGTATGCCAATAATCATTTCAAGAATCttatagaaatagtttttgaCGTAAAAGATATACAAGACGTTAAGGAGTTTATATTTCAGAAGACTGCACCGAACATACAGCGAAGTAATTATTTTCTCGCGAAAGGTCAGATAACGCACTTTGCATCCAGTTATTAA
- the LOC113497328 gene encoding zinc finger protein 277, protein MSVKEKEFFGPLTLHQKAEVPSIFKSEESFECTCVLCEDKFTLPSNEKQLLTHLFMEHRLVIADVNQIADLKEYLRYWRLRFKDESLPYFCSTMLLDSKPDGTKSKDEEYYLLSDASPEDKELRTNLQHTKLEKLLERHQFEREDRNYVRECLFCRNVSTTTRASYLSHLYEKHNFHIAKPDNLIFIDELINTIATKLENLQCIFCEGNFKDRTILKEHMRKKGHKRINPENKEYDKYFLVNYIGDRQWPKQHYRLNKSLNARKPKDFENESNPDSDPDWSEWTEENGPAITCLLCDHTEKEYDKILEHMVQQHEFSFAKATENMDFYHKVKIVNYIRRQIHMKQCLGCELKFDDSKNLEKHVKEMKHWVLCKEKWDQPEYYFPTYEDDLFLCFIQDDDESWWSTDDQEVENNMSDSISKEMAMAVLND, encoded by the exons ATGTCTGTAAAGGAAAAAGAGTTCTTCGGACCGCTAACCCTCCATCAGAAAGCCGAAGTTCCATCGATTTTCAAAAGCGAAGAATCATTTGAGTGTACCTGTGTTCTATGTGAGGATAAATTTACATTACCGTCGAATGAGAAGCAATTATTAACTCATTTGTTTATGGAACATCGTTTGGTTATTGCTGATGTCAATCAAATTGCGGATTTGAAAGAATATTTGCGATATTGGCGCTTAAGGTTTAAAG ATGAAAGTCTACCCTATTTCTGTTCGACAATGTTACTTGACAGCAAGCCTGACGGTACAAAATCTAAGGATGAAGAATATTATTTGCTAAGCGATGCTTCCCCTGAAGATAAAGAGCTTCGTACCAACCTGCAGCATACAAAACTAGAGAAATTATTGGAAAGACATCAATTCGAACGAGAGGACAGAAACTATGTCAGGGAATGCCTCTTCTGCCGGAATGTATCAACAACAACCAGAGCAAGCTATCTCAGTCATTTATATGAAAAACACAACTTCCATATTGCTAAACCCGACAACCTTATATTCATAGATGAATTAATAAACACTATTGCTACAAAGTTAGAAAACTTACAATGTATATTTTGTGAAGGCAACTTCAAAGACCGCACAATTCTGAAGGAACACATGCGGAAGAAAGGACACAAGAGAATCAACCCTGAGAACAAAGAGTATGATAAGTACTTTCTAGTTAATTACATAGGTGACAGGCAATGGCCTAAACAACATTACAGATTAAACAAGTCCCTAAACGCAAGAAAACCTAAAGACTTTGAAAACGAATCTAACCCTGACAGCGATCCAGACTGGTCAGAGTGGACAGAAGAGAATGGTCCAGCAATAACATGTCTTTTATGTGATCACACAGAAAAAGAATATGACAAAATTTTAGAGCATATGGTTCAACAACACGAGTTTTCCTTTGCAAAAGCGACAGAGAACATGGATTTTTATCATAAAGTCAAGATTGTCAACTACATACGCCGTCAGATACATATGAAGCAGTGTTTAGGTTGTGAGCTTAAATTTGATGACTCGAAGAATTTGGAGAAACATgtaaaagaaatgaaacattGGGTTCTATGTAAGGAGAAGTGGGACCAACCTGAATACTACTTTCCAACTTACGAAGATGATTTGTTCCTGTGTTTTATACAAGATGATGACGAGAGCTGGTGGTCTACTGATGATCAAGaagttgaaaataatatgtCGGACAGTATATCTAAAGAAATGGCAATGGCTGTACTTAATGACTGa
- the LOC113497539 gene encoding uncharacterized protein LOC113497539 isoform X2 — protein sequence MGKLSIFTMRLASLLVLHAAGAGLAFPTVLVTRPVSKVSVEWLPIDNQTVYRLAEGESRSLELNTTTMSQTVVFITISPCSRDIHWALYYGKTGSNNGQLSLQKENGSGEISTFSLNISQHEKYIIVLSSTRGGAAMVSVRGEATRQVRMRLRVRSRRRLAANWEPSPIDPQATTYCVVASHRKNYTSLCAAQHDIKTSRMENKSNRLNHDDGKKTERPVNGTRFSILTDVDNKINIDADNFNLYDGNFNNVFRRKKFGRSTKVTDEDPVIACVGGRTHHLIENLDPSTTYFVSVFGVAKDRRSGSLLATGNVRPRTSTAKRLKENIPSKADIRGRNVFYFKATVGTGGGLWLTVTTCGGAVDVEVLVRGKRLHLARNIDPHAKFFVPAPISTSSMQETSDEGSIQFDSSSEEARMRYVVKVVPSRWDRDGTVGIELAASTTRWGVSTPELTDGASIVRELRPKRSCRSVDVAFLPATHNATDVIRYCILAREIMPGEVYVCWSNRKSSSVKSQCASHGLKTAKVIRQKINGLKAGRKYAIQVIASNKGYTIPYNILYVDTNVSCKDD from the exons AAAACTAAGTATATTCACAATGCGGCTGGCAAGTCTGCTGGTTCTTCACGCCGCGGGCGCTGGTCTAGCATTCCCAACGGTCCTGGTCACCCGGCCAGTCTCCAAGGTCTCAGTGGAGTGGCTACCGATCGACAACCAGACGGTGTACAGACTGGCTGAAGGTGAAAGCAGAAG TTTGGAACTGAACACCACGACGATGTCTCAGACAGTGGTCTTCATTACCATCAGTCCTTGTTCGAGGGACATCCACTGGGCCCTGTATTATGGAAAAACTGGGAGTAATAATG GGCAATTAAGCCTGCAGAAAGAAAATGGTAGTGGAGAAATTAGTACATTCTCACTAAATATATCTcaacatgaaaaatatattattgtg CTGTCATCAACCAGAGGTGGCGCAGCCATGGTCAGCGTCCGCGGCGAAGCGACCAGGCAAGTCCGAATGCGACTACGAGTCAGGTCACGAAGAAGGTTAGCAGCTAACTGGGAACCCAG TCCCATCGACCCTCAAGCAACAACGTATTGTGTGGTGGCATCGCACAGAAAGAACTACACGTCACTCTGCGCTGCACAGCACGACATTAAAACTAGTCGTATGGAGAACAAATCCAACAGACTAAATCATGATGATGGAAAGAAAACTGAAAGACCAGTGAATGGAACTAGATTTAGTATACTGACTGACGTtgataacaaaatcaatattgatGCTGACAATTTTAACCTGTATGATGGcaattttaataacgtttttcGCCGGAAGAAGTTTG gTCGTAGTACCAAAGTGACAGATGAAGACCCAGTTATCGCGTGTGTCGGCGGAAGGACACACCATCTTATTGAAAATTTAGACCCAAGCACG ACGTACTTCGTCAGCGTATTTGGCGTAGCTAAGGATCGCCGTTCTGGGTCATTATTGGCGACCGGCAACGTGCGCCCGCGCACCTCAACAGCTAAGCGGCTGAAGGAAAACATACCGAGTAAGGCTGACATTCGGGGAAGAAACGTCTTTTATTTCAAG GCAACAGTTGGTACTGGAGGCGGCCTTTGGCTGACGGTAACGACTTGCGGAGGTGCTGTTGATGTTGAAGTTTTAGTGCGAGGAAAGAGGCTTCATTTGGCCAGAAATATTG ATCCTCACGCGAAATTCTTTGTCCCGGCTCCAATTTCAACTTCTTCGATGCAAGAAACCAGTGACGAAGGATCCATACAGTTCGACTCCAGCTCTGAGGAAGCTCGAATGAGATATGTCGTCAAAGTGGTACCCAGTCGATGGGATAGGGATGGAACTGTCGGTATTGAG TTGGCAGCATCAACAACTCGCTGGGGTGTGAGCACGCCAGAACTAACAGATGGCGCCTCTATAGTCAGAGAACTCCGACCCAAGAGATCTTGTCGATCCGTCGATGTTGCTTTCTTACCCGCCACTCATAATGCTACAGACGTCAtcag ATATTGCATCTTGGCTCGTGAAATAATGCCTGGTGAGGTCTACGTTTGTTGGTCGAATAGAAAATCATCATCGGTGAAAAGCCAGTGTGCTAGCCATGGTCTTAAAac ggcCAAAGTTATTAGGCAAAAAATTAATGGATTAAAGGCGGGAAGGAAGTATGCAATTCAAGTCATAGCGTCAAATAAAGGTTATACAATTCCATACAATATATTGTATGTAGATACCAACGTATCGTGTAAAGACGATTAA
- the LOC113497539 gene encoding uncharacterized protein LOC113497539 isoform X1, with translation MTNNDFLLIYKNNSYVIPKASITRSNFHCSRKLSIFTMRLASLLVLHAAGAGLAFPTVLVTRPVSKVSVEWLPIDNQTVYRLAEGESRSLELNTTTMSQTVVFITISPCSRDIHWALYYGKTGSNNGQLSLQKENGSGEISTFSLNISQHEKYIIVLSSTRGGAAMVSVRGEATRQVRMRLRVRSRRRLAANWEPSPIDPQATTYCVVASHRKNYTSLCAAQHDIKTSRMENKSNRLNHDDGKKTERPVNGTRFSILTDVDNKINIDADNFNLYDGNFNNVFRRKKFGRSTKVTDEDPVIACVGGRTHHLIENLDPSTTYFVSVFGVAKDRRSGSLLATGNVRPRTSTAKRLKENIPSKADIRGRNVFYFKATVGTGGGLWLTVTTCGGAVDVEVLVRGKRLHLARNIDPHAKFFVPAPISTSSMQETSDEGSIQFDSSSEEARMRYVVKVVPSRWDRDGTVGIELAASTTRWGVSTPELTDGASIVRELRPKRSCRSVDVAFLPATHNATDVIRYCILAREIMPGEVYVCWSNRKSSSVKSQCASHGLKTAKVIRQKINGLKAGRKYAIQVIASNKGYTIPYNILYVDTNVSCKDD, from the exons ATGACCAACAACGATTTCCTCCTCATTTATAAGAACAACAGTTACGTGATTCCAAAGGCTTCCATAACGAGATCAAATTTCCATTGTTCCAGAAAACTAAGTATATTCACAATGCGGCTGGCAAGTCTGCTGGTTCTTCACGCCGCGGGCGCTGGTCTAGCATTCCCAACGGTCCTGGTCACCCGGCCAGTCTCCAAGGTCTCAGTGGAGTGGCTACCGATCGACAACCAGACGGTGTACAGACTGGCTGAAGGTGAAAGCAGAAG TTTGGAACTGAACACCACGACGATGTCTCAGACAGTGGTCTTCATTACCATCAGTCCTTGTTCGAGGGACATCCACTGGGCCCTGTATTATGGAAAAACTGGGAGTAATAATG GGCAATTAAGCCTGCAGAAAGAAAATGGTAGTGGAGAAATTAGTACATTCTCACTAAATATATCTcaacatgaaaaatatattattgtg CTGTCATCAACCAGAGGTGGCGCAGCCATGGTCAGCGTCCGCGGCGAAGCGACCAGGCAAGTCCGAATGCGACTACGAGTCAGGTCACGAAGAAGGTTAGCAGCTAACTGGGAACCCAG TCCCATCGACCCTCAAGCAACAACGTATTGTGTGGTGGCATCGCACAGAAAGAACTACACGTCACTCTGCGCTGCACAGCACGACATTAAAACTAGTCGTATGGAGAACAAATCCAACAGACTAAATCATGATGATGGAAAGAAAACTGAAAGACCAGTGAATGGAACTAGATTTAGTATACTGACTGACGTtgataacaaaatcaatattgatGCTGACAATTTTAACCTGTATGATGGcaattttaataacgtttttcGCCGGAAGAAGTTTG gTCGTAGTACCAAAGTGACAGATGAAGACCCAGTTATCGCGTGTGTCGGCGGAAGGACACACCATCTTATTGAAAATTTAGACCCAAGCACG ACGTACTTCGTCAGCGTATTTGGCGTAGCTAAGGATCGCCGTTCTGGGTCATTATTGGCGACCGGCAACGTGCGCCCGCGCACCTCAACAGCTAAGCGGCTGAAGGAAAACATACCGAGTAAGGCTGACATTCGGGGAAGAAACGTCTTTTATTTCAAG GCAACAGTTGGTACTGGAGGCGGCCTTTGGCTGACGGTAACGACTTGCGGAGGTGCTGTTGATGTTGAAGTTTTAGTGCGAGGAAAGAGGCTTCATTTGGCCAGAAATATTG ATCCTCACGCGAAATTCTTTGTCCCGGCTCCAATTTCAACTTCTTCGATGCAAGAAACCAGTGACGAAGGATCCATACAGTTCGACTCCAGCTCTGAGGAAGCTCGAATGAGATATGTCGTCAAAGTGGTACCCAGTCGATGGGATAGGGATGGAACTGTCGGTATTGAG TTGGCAGCATCAACAACTCGCTGGGGTGTGAGCACGCCAGAACTAACAGATGGCGCCTCTATAGTCAGAGAACTCCGACCCAAGAGATCTTGTCGATCCGTCGATGTTGCTTTCTTACCCGCCACTCATAATGCTACAGACGTCAtcag ATATTGCATCTTGGCTCGTGAAATAATGCCTGGTGAGGTCTACGTTTGTTGGTCGAATAGAAAATCATCATCGGTGAAAAGCCAGTGTGCTAGCCATGGTCTTAAAac ggcCAAAGTTATTAGGCAAAAAATTAATGGATTAAAGGCGGGAAGGAAGTATGCAATTCAAGTCATAGCGTCAAATAAAGGTTATACAATTCCATACAATATATTGTATGTAGATACCAACGTATCGTGTAAAGACGATTAA